Proteins encoded by one window of Marixanthomonas sp. SCSIO 43207:
- a CDS encoding MATE family efflux transporter: MAFKNRSASLGEEPISKLLIKQSVPASIGILVMSLNILVDTIFVGNWIGSIAIAAINVVLPVSFFIAALGMAIGIGGSSIISRALGANDKEKALKTFGNQITVTILVTVIMVIIGLTFANELIPAFGGKGDIFEPAKIYYKIVLYGVPVLALSMMGNNVIRAEGKPKVAMIAMIIPSVGNLLLDYVLINLLDMGMAGAAWASTGSYVLCFLYILWFFLSDQSELRISLSHFGLNTAILKEMSALGFVTLARQAVVSLTYLLMNNILFNLGGESSVTMYGIIGRMLMFALFPVLGVTQGFLPIAGYNYGAHKYTRVRESINKAIKYAGLLALVIFALIMTFPEAIVSVFTQDEVILSETPSAMRWVFAAIPIIAIQLIGSAYFQAIGKATPALLLTLTRQGFFFIPLILILPAYFGELGVWISFPIADFLSTVVTGYFLNREVRKSLIE; the protein is encoded by the coding sequence ATGGCGTTTAAAAACCGCTCTGCCAGTCTGGGTGAAGAGCCCATAAGTAAATTACTGATAAAACAGTCTGTTCCTGCTTCGATAGGCATCTTGGTAATGTCTTTAAATATTTTGGTAGATACCATTTTTGTAGGAAACTGGATTGGCTCTATCGCAATTGCGGCAATTAATGTAGTGCTTCCGGTTTCGTTTTTTATTGCGGCTCTAGGAATGGCAATAGGTATAGGTGGTTCTTCTATCATTTCAAGAGCACTGGGCGCAAACGATAAAGAAAAAGCTTTAAAAACGTTTGGTAATCAAATCACAGTTACAATCTTGGTAACTGTAATTATGGTGATCATAGGGCTCACCTTTGCCAATGAGTTAATTCCTGCTTTTGGTGGAAAGGGTGATATTTTTGAACCCGCAAAAATCTATTATAAAATTGTTCTGTATGGTGTTCCCGTGTTGGCTCTTTCTATGATGGGAAACAATGTAATACGTGCTGAAGGTAAACCAAAAGTTGCAATGATTGCGATGATAATACCCTCAGTAGGAAATTTACTGCTCGATTACGTATTAATTAATTTGCTAGATATGGGAATGGCTGGAGCAGCTTGGGCTTCTACAGGTTCTTATGTGTTGTGTTTTCTTTATATTTTATGGTTCTTTTTAAGTGACCAATCTGAGTTACGTATTAGTTTATCACATTTTGGGTTAAATACAGCTATTTTGAAAGAAATGTCAGCACTAGGGTTTGTTACCTTGGCAAGACAGGCCGTTGTAAGTTTAACCTATTTATTGATGAATAATATTTTGTTCAACTTGGGTGGTGAGAGTTCGGTAACCATGTACGGAATTATAGGGCGTATGCTTATGTTTGCTTTATTTCCGGTTTTGGGAGTAACTCAAGGGTTTTTGCCTATTGCAGGTTATAATTATGGTGCCCATAAATACACGAGGGTACGAGAAAGTATTAATAAAGCAATAAAATATGCCGGGCTTCTTGCATTGGTAATTTTTGCGTTAATCATGACGTTTCCAGAAGCCATTGTATCTGTTTTTACTCAAGATGAGGTAATTTTATCTGAAACGCCTTCGGCCATGCGATGGGTTTTTGCTGCTATTCCTATTATAGCCATTCAATTAATAGGTTCGGCTTACTTTCAAGCTATTGGTAAAGCAACGCCAGCATTGCTGTTAACATTAACGAGACAGGGGTTTTTCTTTATTCCGTTGATATTAATTTTACCTGCTTATTTTGGCGAATTGGGTGTTTGGATTTCGTTCCCCATTGCCGACTTTTTATCAACTGTAGTTACCGGCTATTTCCTGAATCGAGAAGTTAGAAAAAGCTTGATTGAGTGA
- a CDS encoding Xaa-Pro dipeptidyl-peptidase, producing the protein MRYFNKLKIVVVLCLVSFTLPAQEQAKPFFENGEAQIVPAFNNPSEWIREDLWVETSFDTDGDNKPDRMHVDVTRPKQTETDGLKLPVVYETSPYYAGVAPNVEGAFHDVYHELGGAPEKGIVHPSVTRRGKRPIISNSQVNTWVPRGYIVVHSSSPGTGLSQGSPTVGGTNETLAPKAVIDWLNGRAKGYKTPEGNEEVKAYWSTGKVGMTGTSYNGTLPLAAATTGVDGLEAIIPVAPNTSYYHYYRSNGLVRSPGGYLGEDVDVLYDFIHSGDESKRAYADSVYRDTEIKNGIDRKTGDYNDFWAGRDYLNQMKPMKAALFMSHGFNDWNVMPEHSYRIYKAAEEKGLPVKIYYHQKGHGGPPPISMMNKWFTKYLFGIDNGIEKGPKAWIVREDDPNSKPTSYANYPNPDAKDVTLYLKKDGLKKGTLTSQKVKNQGTQTFIDNHKISGDSLAQLANSSNRLLFVTPTLKEDLHLSGLSTVKVNLASSKPAANLSVWMVSLPWNRSSDAKITDNIITRGWADPQNHKSLTESKPLKPGKFYEVTFDLNPDDQIIPAGQQIGLMIFSSDNKFTLLPEPGTELTIDLDKTSIDIPVVGGKKAFEKATK; encoded by the coding sequence ATGAGATATTTCAATAAACTAAAAATTGTAGTAGTACTTTGCTTGGTAAGCTTTACACTACCTGCTCAAGAGCAAGCCAAACCTTTTTTTGAAAATGGAGAAGCTCAAATAGTACCTGCTTTTAATAATCCTAGTGAATGGATTAGAGAAGATTTATGGGTAGAAACAAGTTTTGATACAGACGGTGATAACAAACCCGATAGAATGCATGTAGATGTAACAAGACCCAAACAAACTGAAACCGATGGATTAAAACTTCCGGTTGTTTATGAGACAAGTCCTTACTACGCTGGTGTAGCACCAAATGTGGAAGGTGCCTTTCACGATGTGTATCACGAACTAGGCGGAGCTCCTGAAAAAGGAATTGTTCATCCTAGTGTAACCCGAAGAGGAAAAAGACCAATCATTTCAAATTCGCAAGTGAATACTTGGGTGCCGAGAGGCTATATTGTAGTACATTCGTCTTCACCAGGTACAGGTCTTTCACAAGGATCTCCTACCGTTGGAGGTACAAACGAAACCTTAGCACCAAAAGCTGTAATTGATTGGTTAAATGGACGCGCTAAAGGATACAAAACTCCAGAAGGAAATGAGGAAGTAAAAGCATACTGGAGTACAGGAAAAGTAGGTATGACCGGAACCTCATACAACGGAACTCTACCTCTTGCTGCTGCCACTACAGGAGTTGATGGTCTTGAGGCAATTATACCAGTAGCACCAAATACCTCCTATTATCATTATTATCGATCAAACGGATTGGTACGTTCACCCGGAGGCTACTTAGGAGAAGATGTAGACGTACTTTATGACTTTATTCATAGCGGTGATGAGTCAAAACGCGCCTATGCAGATTCTGTATATCGTGATACCGAAATTAAAAACGGTATTGATAGAAAAACAGGTGATTATAATGATTTTTGGGCAGGAAGAGATTATTTAAACCAAATGAAGCCAATGAAAGCGGCATTGTTTATGTCTCATGGGTTTAATGACTGGAACGTAATGCCAGAGCATAGCTATAGAATTTATAAAGCTGCTGAAGAAAAAGGACTTCCTGTAAAAATATACTATCATCAAAAAGGACACGGAGGACCGCCACCTATTTCTATGATGAATAAGTGGTTTACAAAATATCTCTTCGGAATAGATAATGGAATAGAAAAAGGGCCAAAAGCGTGGATTGTTCGTGAAGACGATCCTAATAGTAAACCAACTTCTTACGCAAATTACCCAAATCCTGATGCCAAAGATGTAACGCTTTATTTGAAAAAAGACGGTCTTAAAAAAGGAACTTTAACTTCTCAAAAAGTAAAAAATCAAGGAACACAAACCTTTATTGATAATCACAAAATTTCGGGAGATTCTTTAGCTCAATTAGCAAATTCAAGTAATAGACTTTTATTTGTAACTCCAACGTTAAAAGAAGATCTTCATCTTTCAGGATTATCAACTGTAAAAGTTAATTTGGCTAGTAGTAAGCCTGCGGCCAATCTTTCTGTATGGATGGTTTCTTTACCTTGGAATAGATCTAGCGATGCAAAAATAACAGATAATATAATAACACGTGGTTGGGCAGATCCACAAAACCACAAATCGCTTACAGAAAGCAAACCCCTTAAACCCGGTAAGTTTTATGAAGTAACATTTGACCTTAATCCAGATGATCAAATAATTCCGGCTGGGCAACAAATAGGATTAATGATTTTTTCAAGTGATAATAAATTCACTTTATTACCAGAACCAGGAACCGAACTAACCATCGACCTTGATAAAACAAGTATTGACATACCGGTAGTAGGTGGGAAAAAAGCATTTGAAAAAGCTACAAAATAG
- the hemH gene encoding ferrochelatase: MKKGVLLVNLGSPDSTDPKDVKKYLDEFLMDPRVIDVPRWARILLVRGIILNTRPKKSAEAYQKIWWDEGSPLIVISERLQKKIQQKVTVPVALAMRYGSMTLKKGLQQLVDQDVDEVLVIPLYPQFAMATTETINVKVEELREEFFPQLKISSLPAFYNKPEYIEVLSRSISEKLKDADYDHLLFSYHGVPERHIRKSDITNSHCKIDGTCCITPSKAHKFCYRHQCYETTRLVAEALNLKENSYSVSFQSRLGFDPWLQPYTDRTIERMGKSGIKKLAIVTPAFVSDCLETLEEIAMEGEEIFHETGGKEFTTVPCLNDRDDFAELLAGWIDEWRIVDVDKAIA, from the coding sequence ATGAAAAAAGGAGTACTCCTTGTTAATTTGGGATCACCAGACTCAACAGATCCTAAAGACGTAAAAAAATATTTGGATGAATTTTTAATGGATCCACGGGTTATTGATGTACCACGTTGGGCCAGAATTTTATTGGTGCGAGGTATCATTTTAAATACCAGGCCAAAAAAATCTGCTGAAGCCTATCAAAAAATTTGGTGGGATGAAGGTTCACCTTTAATTGTTATTTCAGAAAGGCTTCAGAAAAAAATTCAACAAAAAGTTACGGTTCCCGTAGCTCTAGCTATGCGATACGGAAGTATGACCTTAAAAAAAGGGCTTCAGCAATTGGTTGACCAAGATGTGGATGAGGTTTTGGTTATTCCGTTGTATCCACAATTTGCTATGGCCACGACCGAAACTATAAATGTAAAGGTTGAAGAGCTTCGTGAAGAGTTTTTTCCGCAGTTAAAAATTTCATCACTACCGGCATTTTATAACAAACCCGAATATATTGAAGTGCTTTCAAGAAGCATTTCAGAAAAACTAAAAGATGCAGATTATGATCATCTTTTATTTAGTTACCACGGTGTTCCTGAGCGTCACATAAGAAAAAGTGATATTACAAACTCTCACTGTAAAATTGACGGAACTTGCTGTATTACGCCATCAAAAGCACACAAGTTTTGTTACCGTCATCAATGTTATGAAACCACAAGGTTGGTTGCCGAAGCGTTAAATTTAAAAGAAAACAGTTATTCGGTTTCATTTCAGTCTAGACTAGGTTTTGATCCTTGGTTGCAGCCCTACACAGATAGAACTATTGAGCGTATGGGTAAATCAGGTATAAAAAAATTGGCTATAGTTACTCCTGCATTTGTAAGCGATTGTCTAGAAACACTAGAAGAAATTGCTATGGAAGGCGAAGAGATTTTTCACGAAACCGGCGGAAAAGAATTTACAACCGTACCGTGCTTAAATGACCGAGATGATTTTGCTGAACTTTTAGCGGGATGGATTGATGAATGGCGAATAGTTGATGTAGATAAAGCCATTGCCTAA
- a CDS encoding enoyl-CoA hydratase/isomerase family protein, producing the protein MELNNVRYSHDNGITTITINRPKKLNALNQETIQELHQAFKKADEDFNTRVILVTGSGEKAFIAGADISEFADYSVVQGEQLAAKGHAKLFDFVAHLATPVIAVINGFALGGGLELAMAAHFRIASDNAKMGLPEVSLGVIPGYGGTQRLPQLVGKGRAMELIMTAGMIDAAQALEYGLVNHVTSQEELIELAEKLAGKIMKNSSVAISSAITAVNAGFEAGENGFETEITEFGKCFGTADFKEGTSAFLDKRKPKFPGQ; encoded by the coding sequence ATGGAATTAAATAATGTACGTTACAGTCACGATAATGGTATTACGACTATAACCATAAACAGACCAAAAAAACTAAACGCTCTTAATCAAGAAACAATACAAGAACTACATCAAGCTTTCAAAAAAGCAGATGAAGACTTCAACACACGTGTAATTTTGGTTACAGGAAGTGGTGAGAAAGCATTTATTGCAGGAGCCGATATAAGTGAATTTGCAGATTACTCTGTTGTTCAAGGGGAACAACTAGCAGCAAAAGGCCACGCAAAATTATTTGACTTTGTCGCCCATCTAGCCACTCCCGTTATAGCAGTAATAAATGGATTTGCATTAGGTGGCGGTCTAGAATTGGCTATGGCAGCTCATTTTCGTATAGCAAGTGATAATGCCAAAATGGGATTACCAGAAGTGTCTCTAGGAGTTATTCCGGGTTATGGAGGTACACAACGCTTACCACAATTGGTAGGAAAAGGTAGAGCTATGGAATTAATTATGACAGCCGGAATGATTGATGCTGCTCAAGCCTTAGAATATGGATTGGTAAATCACGTAACTTCACAAGAAGAATTAATTGAATTGGCTGAAAAATTAGCCGGAAAAATTATGAAAAACTCTTCAGTGGCTATTTCTTCTGCAATAACAGCAGTTAATGCAGGTTTTGAAGCTGGTGAAAATGGTTTTGAAACTGAAATCACAGAATTTGGTAAATGTTTTGGTACAGCCGATTTTAAAGAAGGTACTAGTGCATTTTTAGATAAAAGAAAACCTAAATTTCCAGGACAATAG
- a CDS encoding tetratricopeptide repeat protein, with amino-acid sequence MAFIKKHLFFSFILFCSLLFAQEQTDYSQLPFDDIRDSINTHIYSNLPKAVKASNAYINKAKKEKDKRKEWLGIEALGNSYLNHRELDNSQEQFEKALQFAEENEFDEFIIRSYILGAQIQLGAPNASKALAYLNKALAHAEKTNNDYWKENVLMFISSILQMSGEAEKAIEIKKSSIKHYKNKPLDSTFTEERKNDMLLYSYSVLSNAYLKVDQVDSAKQYVALMDNLISEKDSCKLRTLLNARAEIYFYEKKYVSAKENFRKASQLCNIDMPLMDLQITYDLGKVAHGQGNFQEAINLFQRGLDNYEVTPAEEGYMDDYYKLLADSYKETGDFERANYYFEKYITSTSEFNKIKNDIKESTRAQEIKEFRNELESLESEKNKKETYLNYLFLGASVIILILLFFLLRFYKTKKENEAKFETLLAKINIAEKPEDIIDTKDEDLDEKNTTDVPEETKQQILDGLKKLENQEYFLKQDCNSYNVAKKINTNTSYLSKVINSHFGKNFNTYINDLRINYTIVRLKNDVIFRSYSIQAIAEEVGYKSADSFTKYFKRDTGLNPSFYIKELKNIT; translated from the coding sequence ATGGCTTTTATTAAAAAACACCTTTTTTTTAGCTTCATTTTATTTTGTTCCTTGCTTTTTGCGCAAGAGCAGACAGATTATTCACAGTTACCTTTTGATGATATTAGAGATTCTATCAATACACATATTTATTCTAATCTGCCTAAAGCTGTCAAAGCATCAAACGCGTATATTAATAAAGCCAAAAAAGAGAAAGATAAGCGAAAAGAATGGCTGGGTATAGAAGCACTTGGCAACAGTTATCTTAACCATAGAGAGTTAGATAATTCTCAAGAACAGTTTGAAAAAGCTTTACAGTTTGCTGAAGAAAACGAATTTGACGAGTTTATAATCCGATCATATATTCTAGGAGCACAAATTCAATTAGGGGCACCAAACGCTTCAAAAGCATTGGCGTATTTAAATAAAGCACTTGCTCATGCTGAAAAAACAAATAACGACTACTGGAAGGAAAATGTATTAATGTTTATCTCCAGTATTTTGCAAATGTCTGGAGAGGCTGAAAAGGCTATTGAAATAAAAAAAAGCTCAATCAAGCACTACAAAAACAAGCCTTTAGACTCTACTTTTACTGAAGAAAGGAAAAATGACATGCTTTTATATAGTTATTCTGTTTTGTCAAATGCCTATCTAAAAGTTGATCAAGTAGATTCTGCAAAGCAGTATGTTGCTTTAATGGATAACTTAATTTCTGAAAAAGATAGTTGTAAACTGCGAACGCTCTTAAACGCAAGGGCAGAGATTTATTTTTATGAAAAGAAGTATGTCTCTGCTAAGGAAAATTTCAGAAAAGCATCTCAGTTATGCAATATTGATATGCCTCTAATGGATTTGCAAATTACCTATGACTTAGGAAAAGTTGCTCACGGACAAGGTAATTTTCAAGAAGCAATAAATCTATTTCAAAGAGGTTTAGACAATTATGAAGTTACCCCTGCCGAAGAGGGCTATATGGACGATTATTACAAGCTTTTAGCAGATTCATATAAAGAGACAGGCGATTTTGAACGTGCTAACTATTATTTTGAGAAATATATAACCTCAACTTCAGAGTTTAATAAAATAAAAAATGATATAAAAGAATCTACTAGAGCTCAGGAGATTAAGGAGTTTAGAAATGAACTAGAATCATTAGAGTCTGAAAAAAATAAAAAAGAAACTTATTTAAACTATCTGTTTTTAGGAGCTTCAGTTATCATTTTAATATTGCTGTTTTTCTTGCTTCGGTTTTACAAAACCAAAAAAGAAAATGAAGCTAAATTTGAAACCTTACTTGCTAAAATTAATATAGCTGAAAAGCCTGAGGACATCATTGATACTAAAGACGAAGACCTGGACGAAAAAAATACAACTGATGTGCCCGAAGAAACCAAACAACAAATACTCGACGGATTAAAAAAACTTGAAAATCAAGAATATTTTCTAAAACAAGATTGCAACTCATACAATGTTGCCAAAAAGATTAACACCAATACATCATATCTTTCTAAAGTGATTAATTCACACTTCGGAAAAAACTTCAACACATACATTAATGACCTTCGTATTAATTACACCATTGTTCGTTTAAAAAATGATGTTATTTTTAGGTCGTATTCTATTCAAGCCATTGCTGAAGAAGTAGGGTATAAATCGGCAGATTCATTTACCAAATACTTTAAAAGAGACACGGGCTTAAACCCTTCTTTCTACATCAAAGAATTAAAAAATATTACTTAA
- a CDS encoding AraC family transcriptional regulator, with amino-acid sequence MLSEKNIAESLSVAQTNFYDETQISKGFFILKFNNETDDIQTFKREVGANFIQFHFCIKGSASFIFNEGNYTLPLQEENALLLYNPQRDLPLHITVSRNSWILTVLLPIEKFHSLFSAEANFITFLSDENKDRKYYKETHISPSMAVVLNQLMNYNLHPSVKPLYFKGKAYELLSLYFNRPADLDIEQCPFLADEDNVVKIKRAKQIVINNMAEPPTLQELADEINLPINKLKEGFKQIYGDSVFSFLFDYKMEVARQLLATGSHNVNEVGLKVGYSAASHFISAFKKKYGTTPKKYLMSLST; translated from the coding sequence ATGTTATCAGAAAAAAATATCGCTGAAAGTCTATCTGTGGCTCAAACAAATTTTTATGATGAAACTCAAATTTCGAAAGGGTTTTTTATCTTAAAATTTAATAATGAAACAGATGATATACAGACATTTAAACGTGAAGTAGGTGCCAATTTTATTCAATTTCATTTTTGTATAAAAGGCTCTGCAAGCTTTATTTTTAACGAGGGAAATTATACGCTTCCGTTGCAAGAAGAGAATGCGTTATTATTATACAATCCTCAAAGAGATTTACCATTGCATATCACTGTTTCTAGAAATTCTTGGATTTTAACGGTGTTACTTCCTATAGAGAAGTTTCATAGTCTTTTTTCAGCAGAGGCAAACTTTATCACTTTTTTAAGTGACGAAAATAAAGACCGAAAGTATTATAAGGAGACACACATTTCTCCTTCTATGGCAGTTGTGCTTAACCAATTGATGAATTACAACCTTCATCCCTCTGTTAAACCTTTATATTTTAAAGGCAAGGCATATGAGCTGCTTAGTTTGTATTTTAATAGACCGGCAGACTTAGATATAGAACAGTGTCCTTTCTTAGCAGACGAAGATAATGTGGTGAAGATAAAAAGAGCAAAACAAATTGTTATTAATAATATGGCAGAACCTCCAACATTGCAAGAGCTTGCAGATGAAATAAACTTGCCAATAAATAAGCTCAAAGAAGGCTTTAAGCAAATTTATGGGGATTCAGTTTTTAGTTTTTTATTTGATTATAAAATGGAAGTGGCTCGTCAACTATTAGCTACCGGATCTCATAATGTTAATGAAGTAGGATTAAAAGTTGGGTATAGCGCTGCCAGTCATTTTATTTCGGCTTTTAAGAAAAAATATGGAACCACACCCAAAAAGTATTTAATGAGTCTTTCTACATAA
- a CDS encoding CopD family protein produces MEYNYIKALHLIFVITWFAGLFYIVRLFVYQIEASEKPSPEKEILGNQLNIMAKRLWTIITWPSAILAIGFAVWLISLRPFYLTDAWMQVKLGFVFLLIVYHLKCHQIYKQLQNGIVKHSSNFMRLFNEGATIILFAVIFLVMLRHAVNWVYGVLGIIAFSVLLMLGYKFYKRIREK; encoded by the coding sequence ATGGAATACAATTATATAAAAGCCTTGCATTTAATTTTTGTAATTACCTGGTTTGCAGGTTTGTTTTATATTGTTCGGCTTTTTGTGTATCAAATTGAAGCTTCAGAAAAACCATCTCCTGAAAAAGAAATTTTAGGAAACCAGCTTAACATAATGGCTAAACGATTGTGGACCATTATAACTTGGCCTTCAGCAATTTTAGCAATTGGGTTTGCTGTCTGGTTAATCTCATTACGACCTTTTTATTTAACAGACGCTTGGATGCAAGTTAAGCTAGGCTTTGTCTTTTTATTGATTGTATATCATTTAAAATGCCACCAAATTTATAAACAACTTCAAAACGGTATTGTGAAGCATTCTTCAAACTTCATGCGATTGTTTAATGAAGGAGCAACTATCATTCTATTTGCTGTAATCTTTTTGGTAATGTTGCGCCACGCTGTTAATTGGGTTTATGGTGTTTTGGGTATTATTGCCTTTTCGGTATTACTAATGTTAGGATACAAGTTCTACAAACGCATTCGCGAAAAATAG
- a CDS encoding PA0069 family radical SAM protein, with protein MSHSQKHIKGRGAQKQVHNRFFDLSHELRDDFLNYCEAEGEAADSNTTKYIDVFPKTFVNKVDSPDVGMGFSANPYQGCEHGCVYCYARNSHEYWGYGAGLDFERTILVKKNASQLLEKKITGKSWEPNPIVFSGNTDCYQPIERKLQITRSCLEVMLKWKHPTGIITKNALLLRDLDILKEMAKLNIISVNISITSLSEKTRRLLEPRTASIKQRLKAVKVLSENGIPVRVMMAPIIPSLNSHEILPLVKKVSELGAKDVSYTIVRLNGQIATIFEDWARKTIPHRADRILNQIAECHGGTLNDSQWGRRMRGEGTIAQQVKNTMLIAKNKYLKNVEMPPLDTKHYLDLKNPQMRLF; from the coding sequence ATGTCCCATTCCCAAAAACATATCAAAGGTCGCGGTGCGCAAAAGCAAGTTCATAACCGGTTTTTTGATTTGAGCCACGAACTTCGGGATGACTTTTTAAATTACTGCGAAGCTGAAGGCGAAGCAGCAGATAGCAATACAACTAAGTATATTGATGTTTTTCCCAAAACCTTTGTAAATAAAGTTGACAGTCCAGATGTAGGAATGGGTTTTTCTGCAAACCCTTATCAAGGCTGCGAACATGGATGCGTATACTGTTACGCTCGCAATAGTCACGAATATTGGGGGTATGGTGCCGGTCTCGATTTTGAAAGAACAATATTAGTAAAAAAAAATGCATCCCAACTTTTAGAGAAAAAAATAACAGGCAAGTCTTGGGAGCCCAACCCAATTGTCTTTAGCGGAAATACAGACTGCTATCAGCCAATAGAACGTAAACTACAGATTACTAGAAGTTGCTTAGAAGTGATGCTGAAGTGGAAACACCCAACCGGAATTATCACCAAAAACGCTTTACTTTTACGCGACTTAGATATTTTGAAAGAGATGGCAAAACTGAATATCATCTCAGTAAACATTTCAATAACATCCCTTTCAGAAAAAACTCGTCGATTACTAGAGCCCAGAACGGCGAGTATCAAACAACGGTTAAAAGCAGTTAAAGTACTTTCAGAAAATGGAATTCCTGTTAGAGTGATGATGGCTCCAATTATTCCATCATTAAATAGTCACGAGATTCTTCCTTTAGTGAAAAAAGTTTCAGAATTGGGTGCTAAAGATGTATCCTACACAATCGTAAGGTTGAACGGTCAAATAGCCACTATTTTTGAAGATTGGGCCAGAAAAACCATTCCGCATCGAGCTGATAGAATTCTCAATCAAATAGCCGAATGTCACGGTGGCACATTAAACGATAGCCAATGGGGTAGACGCATGCGTGGGGAAGGGACGATAGCCCAACAAGTTAAAAACACCATGTTAATTGCAAAAAACAAGTATTTAAAAAATGTTGAAATGCCACCTTTAGATACGAAACATTATTTAGACCTAAAAAATCCTCAAATGCGGTTATTTTAA
- a CDS encoding ATP-binding protein — translation MNIFRHSLRNRIFFSMLLLVVGASILIALVTVYQYREEAKDYHRDRLERKETAIRENINYVLKETTYPVETDKIPLIFKDEIYEIKEIHNLEIYLYDLDGNLLKSSKASFLKDTSNQKMPKYALQALRNSSNKHYVKNFTEDGQEYQSSYSFITDNYFKPLAILNLPYIEDDGFIKKELKQNLTRLGMAYFLMLLIAIALAYFLSKYITRSLNTISEKITETRLNKRNKKILINTTTDEISTLVNAYNGMIDELENSAAQLATSEREAAWREMAKQVAHEIKNPLTPMRLTVQSFQRKFDQNDPDIKNRLDEYSKTLIQQIDTMSSIAEAFSNYAKMPAQQDETLNVVKITKLALDIFNEDYIEFSSEEDEIIAKFDRTQLIRVITNLVKNGIQAIEQEKPENPLIKVTVSSEEKYVSIRIADNGTGISETNKAKIFEPKFTTKSSGMGLGLAMVKNIVETYNGTIDLDSEEGKGATFTVRFLRQL, via the coding sequence ATGAATATTTTCAGGCATTCGCTTCGTAACCGTATTTTCTTTTCCATGTTATTATTGGTGGTAGGGGCGTCAATCCTTATTGCATTGGTCACCGTGTATCAATATAGAGAAGAAGCCAAAGATTATCATCGAGACCGGTTGGAGCGTAAAGAAACTGCGATAAGAGAAAATATTAATTATGTTTTAAAAGAAACAACTTATCCTGTTGAAACTGACAAAATCCCTTTAATTTTTAAAGATGAAATCTACGAAATCAAGGAAATTCATAACCTTGAAATTTACTTATATGACCTTGATGGCAACCTTTTAAAATCTTCAAAAGCATCCTTTTTAAAAGATACCTCAAATCAAAAAATGCCAAAGTATGCACTGCAAGCACTTCGCAATTCATCAAATAAGCATTACGTTAAAAACTTTACCGAAGACGGCCAAGAATATCAATCTTCCTATTCATTTATAACCGATAATTATTTTAAGCCCTTAGCAATTTTAAACCTACCGTATATAGAAGACGATGGCTTTATAAAAAAAGAACTAAAACAAAATTTAACCCGTTTGGGAATGGCCTATTTTCTCATGCTGTTAATAGCAATTGCCTTGGCCTATTTTCTTTCAAAATACATAACACGTTCCTTAAATACCATTAGTGAAAAGATTACAGAAACCCGTTTAAACAAACGCAACAAAAAAATATTAATAAACACAACCACCGATGAAATCTCAACGTTGGTAAATGCCTACAACGGGATGATCGATGAGCTAGAAAACAGTGCTGCACAACTAGCAACCAGTGAACGTGAGGCAGCTTGGCGCGAGATGGCAAAACAAGTAGCTCATGAGATTAAAAACCCATTAACACCAATGCGCCTAACAGTGCAAAGCTTTCAGCGTAAATTTGACCAGAACGATCCGGACATTAAAAATAGGCTTGATGAATACAGTAAAACGCTTATTCAACAAATAGACACAATGAGTTCTATTGCCGAAGCCTTTTCAAATTATGCAAAAATGCCGGCTCAACAAGATGAAACACTCAATGTAGTCAAAATAACAAAACTAGCACTCGATATTTTTAATGAAGATTATATAGAATTTTCTTCCGAAGAAGATGAAATTATTGCAAAATTTGACCGCACTCAGTTAATACGCGTAATTACCAATCTAGTTAAAAACGGAATTCAAGCCATTGAACAAGAAAAGCCAGAAAATCCTTTAATAAAGGTAACTGTATCTTCTGAAGAAAAATATGTTTCAATTCGTATTGCAGATAACGGTACAGGCATTTCTGAAACCAATAAAGCAAAAATATTTGAACCTAAATTTACGACAAAATCCAGCGGAATGGGTCTTGGTCTCGCTATGGTAAAAAACATTGTTGAAACCTACAACGGAACCATAGATTTAGACTCAGAAGAAGGAAAAGGAGCCACATTTACAGTTCGCTTTTTGAGACAATTATAG